Genomic DNA from Salinibacterium sp. NK8237:
GAATGAGTGCTTGAAACCTATCAAGCGCCGAAACGGCTAGAGAGGGCAGATGCCGCAGGGTATCCAATCTTTGGACGGCTTCGTAGTGAAGTGACGATCTTGGAGGTCGAAGACGCTCTTCAACGCATCAACAGTGAGATTCACTACCTGACCTCGAAATAAATACCACCCAAATCAACGAGGAGTGGAACTTAGAAATCGACTGCGCACGCAAATTTCGTGGCGCGACATCTATCTGCAGATGCAAGCGAATTCATCGTGTCCATTTTGCCTTTTGTGCGTGTGCATTCGTATTGAGAGAAAAGCAACCCCGTCACGCGCGTGATGATCCGCACGTTGTATGCCTAAACACTTGCAGCATCTCAGAGTAAGGGTTCGCTCGACGAGCTAACCCTCGCGCAACCCTGCCCGCGCCACCACGCACTCCGCGTGCCGCAGGATGGGGCCGTCGACCATGCGACCTTCGAAGCTAAAGACTCCGGGCTGCGATTCCGCTGCGGCGAGAAGTGCCCGGGCTGACGCGATTTGCTCGACCGTGGGCGCATAACTTTCGCGCACAATAGCGACCTGAGAGGGATGAATGCAGGCCGTTGCCGTGAACCCGAGCGCAGCGGCATCCCGAGCCTCAGCACCAAGACCGCCTAGGTCTGCGATATCGAGATGCACCGCGTCAATCACAGCCTTCGAATAGGCTCCGGCCGCCAACAACACCGACGAGCGCGCATGCAACGCGACACCACGGTAGGGGCCGGAATCTTCGCGCGACGACGAGCCACCGAGCGATGCCACCAGATCTTCGGCACCCCACATGAGGGCAACCACACAATCCAGCGCCGCCAAACTTGTGGCCGCAAGAACACCCCGCGCCGTCTCGCACAGCGCGATCACGTCGAGGTCAGTGAGCGCATCGAAGTCAGCAACCGACTCCGATTTGGAGAGCATCACCGTGCGATACTCCGTCTGCTCCAGCGCCTCGAGGTCACTATCGTGATCCTCCGTGCCGGCCGGATTCAGTCGCACAATCGTGCGGGCCGGATCCATCGGGTTAGCAATAAGCGCAGCGCGGGCCGCAGCCTTATCGACACTGGCAACGGCATCCTCAAGGTCGATGATGATGGCATCCGCGCGTTCCAGTGCCTTGGCATAACGGTCGGGGCGATCGCCCGGAACAAACAGAATCGACGGCCCTAGAGTGAAACTCACGGTGCGCCCTCCTCAGTCCAGACCATCACCGAACGGGTCGCAACAGCCACTACAACACCATCCTGATTCTTGGCCGTGTGACGCAACGAAATGATTCCCTGGCCGGGGCGCGACTTCGACAGCCGCTTCTCCAGCACCTCACTCTCGGAATACATCGTGTCGCCGTGATACAGCGGATGCGGAAAGTTGACCTCCGTGAAGCCCAGATTCGCCACAATCGTGCCCTGCGTCAGCTGAGCTACGGAGGCTCCGACCATCGTCGAGAGTGTGAACATCGAGTTCACCAAACGCTGGCCAAAAGGCTGCTGCTCTGACCACGCGGCATCCAAGTGCAGCGACTGGGTGTTCATCGTCATCGTCGTGAAAAGAACATTGTCAGCCTCCGTGACAGTGCGGCCGGGAGCGTGCAGATAAACCGAGCCCTCCTCGAACTCGTCGAACCAGAGACCGCGCTGCTGAATACGCTTGCCGGTCATAGGGTCGCGAACCCCAGCTCACGAGCAATGACCATCATCTGCACCTCAGTGGTGCCCTCACCGAGCTCCAGCACCTTTGAGTCACGGTAGTGGCGGGCGACAGGGTTCTCGTTCATGAAGCCATAACCACCAAAGATTTGGGTGGCATCCCGAGCGTTATCCATGGCCGCCTCGCTGCTGATCATTTTCGCCAAGCTCGCCTCCATCTTGAAAGGAACTCCGGCAACCAGTTTGCGGGCTGCGTCGTAGGTTGCCAAGCGTGCCGAGTGAACTCGGGCCTGCATCCGCGCAATCTTGAAGGCGATGTGCTGGTTCGAACCGATAGAACGACCGAAGACGTGACGCTCGTTGGCGTAACGGATGGACTCCTCCAGGCACCCCTGCGCCGCACCCGTGCAGAGTGCCGAGAATGCGACGCGACCCTCATCCAGAGCCTCAATGAAGTTAGCGAAGCCACGGCCGCGCTCCCCCATCAGGTTCTCTTCGGGAACCCGCACGTTGTCGAACGACAGCGGGTGCGTGTCCGACGTGTGCCACCCGACCTTGTCGTAGGGCGGGTGCACCGTGAAGCCGGGCGTACCGTTCGGAACGAGGATGGCGCTCAGCTCAGGACGCCCATTCTCACGACGACCCGTAACGGCCGTGACCGTCACGACTTTCGTGATCTCGCTGCCCGAGTTAGTGATGAACTGCTTCGTGCCATTGATAACCCATTCGCCATCAACGAGCTCGGCAGTGGTCTTGGTTCCCGCAGCATCGGAGCCAGCATCCGCTTCAGTCAGACCGAAACCCGCGAGAGCTTCACCGCGCGCGAGCATCGGAACCCACTGCTGCTTCTGCTCTTCGCTACCGTGCTTGAAAATCGGCATCGCACCAAGACCGATGCCGGCCTCAAGCGTCACCGCGATCGACTGGTCAACACGAGCAAGCTGCTCAATCGCGAGACACAACGAAACGTAGTCTTTGCCCTGCCCGCCGAACTCCTTGGGGAACGGCAAACCGAAGAGACCCATCTCACCCATTTGAGCGATGATGCCGTAGGGCAGTTCACGCTTCGTGTCGTACTCATACGCGGCCGGAGCCACAACCTTGTCAGCAAAGTCGCGCACATCAGCGCTCAACTTCAGCTGCTCATCGGTGAGGCCGAGGTGGGTGATTTCGCCGCGGGTAGCGTCGTGACTCATGAGGTTTCTCCTTCAGTGCTCGCTTGTGGCGATTCGATTCGGGCAACGATCTGATCGCGTGTGACCAGATCGCCAGGCTTCAAACTGATGTCGACAACCCCATCGAGGGTCGCGACAACGGGGTGTTCCATCTTCATGGCTTCAATCGTGAGCACCGTCTGACCGGCAGTCACGGAGTCTCCGTTCGCTACGGCCACGGCCACAACCGTGCCGGGCATGGGCGAACGCAACTCGGGATCGACCACACCGGCGACTCTCGCGAGAGTGGCGCGGTGGGCCGCGAGCGACTCGGCGCGAGACTGCGCAGTGAGAGCCCAGGAAGTGCCCACCTGCCCAATCCACACCGTGGCGTCAACTGTTTCTATCGCCAGGCGGATGCTCTGGGCGCCCCACTCGACACCGGTGCTCGTCAAGCGCGCCGGGGTGGTGGTGCCGTCGATCGTGACTTCCGCTGCGCTCGGCGGGCCGGCAACCAGAACCTCGTGCACCTGCCCCGCACACGCGAGACGGTAGCGGGCAGGGCGATGCTGCCCCACACGCCAGCCGCTGGGCTGCTGCCAGGGTGAGCCCGGCATCCAGCGTTCCGAATGGATGCTCAGAGCCGCCGCTGCGAGCACCGCCGGGGTTGGCGCGGCGAACTCGATCTCGGTAAGAGCTCGTTCGATGAGGCCTGTGTCGAGATCGCCGGCTTGTACGTCGTCGCGGTTGAGGAGGGCTCGGAGGAATTCGATGTTGGTGGTGACGCCCAGAATGACGGTGTCGGCGAGGGCGCGGTCGAGGGCGTGGAGGGCTTCGGCGCGGGTGGCGCCGTGGGCGATGACCTTCGCGAGCATTGGGTCGTAGTTGGCCGAGACGGTGCCGCCCTGGATAAGTGAGCTGTCTACGCGCACGTTGGTTGCGGCTGGGCTCGTCGTGCTGGCGCGGCTCGTGCCAGCACTGGCCGCACTGCCGTCGCCAGCTTCGTGCAGGTGCACGATCTGGCCGGCGGAGGGCAGGAAGTCGTTGGCGGGGTCTTCGGAGTAAATGCGCGCTTCGACCGCGTGACCGGTGAGCGCCGGTGTTTCCACCGTGAGCGTCTCGCCGGCAGCGATTCGCACTTGCCACTCCACGAGGTCAATGCCGGTGACCATTTCAGTGACGGGATGCTCCACCTGCAGGCGGGTATTCATCTCCATGAAGAAGAACTCGTCGGGCGCATTGTCGGAGACGAGGAACTCGACGGTTCCCGCACCGACGTAGCTCACGCTGCGCGCAACCTCACAGGCTGCTTCGCCGATGCGCTGACGAGTCGCTTCATCGAGCAGCGGTGATGGAGCTTCTTCGATGATCTTCTGGTGGCGACGCTGCAGCGAACATTCGCGCTCGCCCAAGTGGATGATCGTGCCCTGGCTATCGGCCAGCACCTGCACCTCGATGTGCCGAGGCTTCTCCACGAGGCGCTCAAGGAAGAGCGTGTCATCGCCGAACGCGGCGCTGGCCACGCGACGAGCAGAGTCGAGCGCACCGGCAACGGCATCAGGCTCGCGCACGATCGTCATGCCCTTGCCACCACCACCGGCAGACGGCTTGATCAACAGCGGGAACCCGACCTCGGCGGCAGCGGCCACCAGGTCGTCGTTCGTCATGCCCGGCTCAGCGATGCCGGGGATCACGGCGACGCCACGCTCGGTCACGTGCTTCTTCGACGCAATCTTGTCGCCCATAATCTCGAGCGCTTCAACGCCCGGACCAATAAACGTGATTCCGGCAGCGGCGCAGGCCTCTGCCAGAGACGCATTTTCGGAGAGGAAGCCATAGCCCGGGTGAACCGCGTCGGCCTGCATGCCGTCTACGGCATGGGCGGCGGCGACGATCGATTCGACCGAGAGGTAGCTGTCGATCAGTACTGCGGCATCCGCAACCTGAACGTGCTTCGCATCACGATCGTGCTCCGTGTAGACCGCGATCGAGCGGATGCCCATCGAGTGCAGGGTGCGCGTGATGCGACAGGAAATTTCGCCACGATTGGCGACCAGAACGGCAGAGAACATGGCAATCACATCCGGAAGAGGCCGAAGCCCGGTTCAGGCAGCGGGGTGGCCGCGGCGATGTCGAGGGCCATGCCGAGCACGTCTCTGGTGTCTTTGGGGTCAATGATTCCGTCATCCCACAGGCGAGCTGTCGAATAGTAGGGGCTGCCCTGGCGTTCGTACTGCTCGCGGATGGGCTTCTCGAACTCGGCCTTGTCATCGTCGGTGAAGGCGTCTTCGCCGAGCTGATCGCGGCGCACCGTGGAAAGCACAGCAGCAGCCTGCGGGCCGCCCATGACCGAGATGCGGGCGTTGGGCCACATCCACAAGAAGCGCGGTGAATACGAGCGGCCACACATCGAATAGTTTCCGGCACCGAACGAGCCGCCGATCACGACCGTGAACTTGGGAACGCGCGTCGTGGCGACCGCGGTCACCATCTTGGCGCCGTTCTTAGCGATGCCGCCGGCCTCATATTCCTTGCCGACCATGAAGCCCGAAATGTTCTGCAGGAACAGCAACGGGATGCCGCGCTGGTCGCACAGCTCGATGAAGTGCGCGCCCTTGAGCGCCGATTCGCTGAACAGCACCCCGGCGTTAGCAACGATGCCGATCGGATGCCCGTGCAGCGTCGCAAACCCGGTGATGAGCGTCGTGCCGTATTCCTTCTTGAACTCGTGGAACTCGCTACCGTCGACGAGCCGGGCGATCACTTCGCGCACTTCGTAGGGGCTTTGCACGTCAGTGGGT
This window encodes:
- a CDS encoding acyl-CoA dehydrogenase family protein — translated: MSHDATRGEITHLGLTDEQLKLSADVRDFADKVVAPAAYEYDTKRELPYGIIAQMGEMGLFGLPFPKEFGGQGKDYVSLCLAIEQLARVDQSIAVTLEAGIGLGAMPIFKHGSEEQKQQWVPMLARGEALAGFGLTEADAGSDAAGTKTTAELVDGEWVINGTKQFITNSGSEITKVVTVTAVTGRRENGRPELSAILVPNGTPGFTVHPPYDKVGWHTSDTHPLSFDNVRVPEENLMGERGRGFANFIEALDEGRVAFSALCTGAAQGCLEESIRYANERHVFGRSIGSNQHIAFKIARMQARVHSARLATYDAARKLVAGVPFKMEASLAKMISSEAAMDNARDATQIFGGYGFMNENPVARHYRDSKVLELGEGTTEVQMMVIARELGFATL
- a CDS encoding biotin carboxylase N-terminal domain-containing protein yields the protein MFSAVLVANRGEISCRITRTLHSMGIRSIAVYTEHDRDAKHVQVADAAVLIDSYLSVESIVAAAHAVDGMQADAVHPGYGFLSENASLAEACAAAGITFIGPGVEALEIMGDKIASKKHVTERGVAVIPGIAEPGMTNDDLVAAAAEVGFPLLIKPSAGGGGKGMTIVREPDAVAGALDSARRVASAAFGDDTLFLERLVEKPRHIEVQVLADSQGTIIHLGERECSLQRRHQKIIEEAPSPLLDEATRQRIGEAACEVARSVSYVGAGTVEFLVSDNAPDEFFFMEMNTRLQVEHPVTEMVTGIDLVEWQVRIAAGETLTVETPALTGHAVEARIYSEDPANDFLPSAGQIVHLHEAGDGSAASAGTSRASTTSPAATNVRVDSSLIQGGTVSANYDPMLAKVIAHGATRAEALHALDRALADTVILGVTTNIEFLRALLNRDDVQAGDLDTGLIERALTEIEFAAPTPAVLAAAALSIHSERWMPGSPWQQPSGWRVGQHRPARYRLACAGQVHEVLVAGPPSAAEVTIDGTTTPARLTSTGVEWGAQSIRLAIETVDATVWIGQVGTSWALTAQSRAESLAAHRATLARVAGVVDPELRSPMPGTVVAVAVANGDSVTAGQTVLTIEAMKMEHPVVATLDGVVDISLKPGDLVTRDQIVARIESPQASTEGETS
- a CDS encoding MaoC family dehydratase, producing MTGKRIQQRGLWFDEFEEGSVYLHAPGRTVTEADNVLFTTMTMNTQSLHLDAAWSEQQPFGQRLVNSMFTLSTMVGASVAQLTQGTIVANLGFTEVNFPHPLYHGDTMYSESEVLEKRLSKSRPGQGIISLRHTAKNQDGVVVAVATRSVMVWTEEGAP
- a CDS encoding CoA ester lyase, which translates into the protein MSFTLGPSILFVPGDRPDRYAKALERADAIIIDLEDAVASVDKAAARAALIANPMDPARTIVRLNPAGTEDHDSDLEALEQTEYRTVMLSKSESVADFDALTDLDVIALCETARGVLAATSLAALDCVVALMWGAEDLVASLGGSSSREDSGPYRGVALHARSSVLLAAGAYSKAVIDAVHLDIADLGGLGAEARDAAALGFTATACIHPSQVAIVRESYAPTVEQIASARALLAAAESQPGVFSFEGRMVDGPILRHAECVVARAGLREG